GTATGAATGAAAGAAACTGAATTTCTTAATGATTAGCAGCACCCCTCTGTGCTGCTCGCTGTTAAACACTGATTTATTATGAGCACAGCAACAGCTCTAAAGGAGCTGCAGACACCAGCACTGCTTCCAGCAGCTCTCTTTCAGCCTCAGGACTTTCACTTTCCTCCAATGCATCATGTTGCTGGGCAGGAATACAAGACTTATTTCTAAAGTGTATTTTCTGATCATACAACCATTGCTTGCATATTCACTTTGTTGAAAATGTTCGTCTTAACCGGCTTTTCCTGGCAGTCTGTGATTCAAACCTATAACACTCTAGTCTACCACTCAAACATCCAGGCTGCGACCTGACACCATTATATGTTAAAGTGTGATATTTTGTACTCAGTCTTGATTATAAAGCAATGTATTTTCCTTGAATGTGTCTTTACCTTTAGTAGTTTTTGTGTCTCAGTCTTTTACATATTAGGCAGTATCATCTGTGGCAATATCACTAATGACCAGCAACTTTTTGCTTATAAGCTCCATCGCAAAATGATCGCCCCCTCTGCTGGGGATTCATACTCTTGACAGCAAACATACTAATGCACACTGTCATTAAAAAGATGAACCAAGACTTGTAATTACTGTTTAAAACTTAAACACACTTAAAAGTAAATTTTGTTTTGCGGTTTATTTGATCATGATACAAATCTCAAGTACCTAACACAGTTTAACAAAACAGACATGAACAGTGGCTAAAAATGTCCCAAATCTAAAAAATCTTCATCAGTTTTGTCCATTTCcaacaaacattttcacttctttttcaTGTAACAATTCAATAGAAATGGCAGAGGAACATAAAAACAGCCCttttagcttaaaaaaaaaaaacggattTAATTAGGAAACCTTGGCAGAGTGATGGTGTTCTGCTACACATAAAGACACCTCAGGCTGGTCTCATAAAGCTGTTCCAGTGTTCCCACTTGGACACAATTGTTCTGCTCTGACGTGTTCACACAAAGAATTCACTGTTTGGAGCATTCATCCCCTCAGAAGTCAACACCAGCTGAGCTATGACTGAACATGTGGCAGGTAGCCAGGggaaatgaatgtgtgtgtctgcatgcctGTGAGTTGGATACTAGCATGCTTTCTATACATGTGTGGATGTTTGAAAGTATGCAGGCCTGAAGCGTGAAATGTGGCATTGTACAGCAGTGGTGAAGAGGAGGCAACAGCTGGTTAAGTTTTGGGGTCTGCACTGCGGCGTTTGAGCTTCTCGGGGTTGTTTGAGGCCATGTGTGAAAAGTCTCTGAAGATGTCCTGGTAGGTTTCATCACCTGGAAAagaccagagaagaagaagaagacatgaGCCTTAACGTTTCTTTTTAAGAGTACTGCAACTCTTAAAAGCTGTTAAGCTTAAGAATCCATTTTCAAATTAATGCCATCTCTTCTGGATTTTAATTCTCGGCTTTCTTTCGGAGCACATCCTCTATTATAATGAGGCACAGCTGCGTTTGAACCATAACATCTTTCATCAAAAAGCTACATCACTTTGGAGACTCCACCAACTATTTCCTGAACACATTTAGAGTTGTAGCCCTAAAGCAAGAAGCATGCAactgaacaaataaacacaaattagGACATGCACATGCACTTTACCTCTCAGTATGCAGTAGGTGGCACACTGCACAAGCAGTTGAGACCAGCTGGACATCTCAGTGGGCAGAAGGCAAGGACACACGAGTGCACACgacaaagacacacagtgaTAAAGCACAGCACGTCAAATACTGACCAGCAGTTGTTTCAAGCAGACAAAAGCATCACGTTTTCCATTCCTTCATGAGTGAAACCATGATTCTAAACAGCGTACGCAAGAAACTTAAGAAAAGCCTTGATGTCGACTGAAGGACAATCATGAAAGAATGGACTTTGCAGCTTGAAAAGGAGccaaatgacaaaacacaaacaaaaacccgCTGCTAACCTTAAGCTCAAGAGTTACAGCACAGAGCTCTTTTTGAAATTCTgataaatacaaacatgtaaTATATGACAGAGTTCAAACTGCATCACTATTCACAGAATAGTGGGAGAAAAAATTCATCCTTGAGAACCAAACCCAACATTGAATTTAGCTTACATAAGTGGACTGAAAAAGAGTCCAATATACATGGAGACAAAGCCAGaacactgtacatactgtatataaaaatatcCCAAATATACAACATCAGAAAGAATAGGCCTGATATAGGTccattatgtttatatacattttcttaaacTTCAGTTATACAACAGCGAAACATTGGAAACACCCACATGTAGCGCTCTCAGGTATTTGGAGATTTTGTGGGTTTCAAAGTGCAACATGATGTGCGTTTATAATTCAAAGTGCAATGTGGACTCTAGCCCTAACCCTGCCTTTATATTGTTGTACCGTGTGTTCTGGCTCTTTCTTGCTTTACAGGAATTGGATTTTATGCTTTCTCAATAAAGGaaattttccttctttttcatcTTAGAAATGATGATGCATGTTTCCTGTGTGGGAGGCAGACGCTGCAGATAAACATCACAGGACACTGCAAAACCAGTGATTTCTGATGCTTAACAACTTGACAAAAACATGTCtaaatttaattatattttccCTTTTAGCTTATGACCAAAAAAACAAGCTCATTCCAGTCACACTGCCTGTCTCTTGTCCTGGGCTGATTTTTTATCCCCACTAATCATTCTGCCCCCCAAGAGCCCAGCCACTTATATGGTTCTTTATGGCCTGGAGGCTCTTCCTGGTGTGGGCCAGCCCACCTCCAGTCCCGCCCAATGAACCCCCAGATCCCTGCCCCCCCGAGTGACCTGATTGGCCGAACGCTCCGTCCATCTCCCGCATCTCCTTGTTCATCTTGGCGATCCGCAGCCTGAAAAGGGGAAGAGCAGTTAGTAAAGCTGCTGTTGTTAACTGGTTTACATCGTCATGTAAGAGATTTTTTCTTGTCTCAAATACTCACAAAGTAACGATGTCAGCGTTGGCTGTGTCCACCGCGATAGTTATGGGGTCTTTCTGGTTCTTGTCTCTGGCGTTGTAGTCCGCTCCTCGCTTCAAGAAGAGACAAACCAACCTGGGAAAGCAAAGAGACACAtaaagagtgtgagagagtgtgtgtgtgtgcgtaccaTAGGGTATTGACATccaagtcaaaacaaaaacctgaCAGCCAGGTAACCCCTGAACATGTAAATTTGTCTAAATAACTTTCTACTTGAAACCTTGTTCTTGCATGTACTGTAATAATAAGACTTTCTCTTGAATTATGACAGATTATGCTGCAGAAGTCTGCAACCTGACCCCGGCCAGATGAGATTAGGGCCAGATTCTGCCTTAACTTTCTGATAAGCACCACAGATTCAGGTAGGACTCAGTGAAATAATGGGCTCCATGTTAtctgcattttcttcctctcagtTTACCAAATAAACAGCCACGTTCATTTGGCAAAGATTACTTAAGAGAAATGTTGCTGTAAAGCTACAGTGGGCAACTTTGCACTGCTTTAAACATCTGACATTAATACCTATAAATCATGTCAACCGCACAAAGATGCTTAAAGATTTCTTTAAAAGTCGAGCTGTACAAAGTCTTAACTTTGTGATTCCAGCTTGCTTGCAGCTCTTTAAGAGactcttttgtattttgtttcaaTTCATTTACTTCCATTGTGCTGAGATTTCCCACTACACACAACACAAGAATCTCATTTGGGCAAACAGGGTGAATCTATTTAGCTTTGTTAATGGTTCTGGGCACTGTGCCTGAAGGCCTAAATAGATtttctttgagtgtgtgtatatgaagtaatctgtttatttttctgcactTGCATTTCTGCCTGAGAAACTGACCAGTGTCAGTGTCTAATTTTGTTGCTGTAATAttgtttgcatttgtatgtgtatctttttttttttttaagttttttgttacgttacatttttttttgttaccttttaCACATGGAATAAATTGATTTTGTTTGCCTCCTCTACATTTTTTGTCAGCGTGCTGGCAATTTTACTATGAAATGGGACTGTTATgtatgtgtgacagtgtgtgtgtctgtgtgtgtgtgtgtgtgtgtgtgtgtgtgtgtgtgcgcggcAGTGTGCCCTACCCAGTGTGACCCAGAATGGTGCCGTGGTGAAGCGGTCCTCTCCCGTTGCTGTCCGCCTGGTTGACGTTAGCACCGTTCTGCAGCAGGAACTCGCAAGCTGCCAGGGCATTCTGCGAAGGAAACAGGAACACATGAGCTGccatctatatattttttacttacgCACGACCTACATGACCCTCTCCCTACTATCACCTTGTCCAAAGAGGTTAACACATCAAGACTAAATGTATAAAGCCACACTAGTGGCCCCTGAAGGCTGCAAAGGTCTGGTCCATCTGGTCTTCAAGCCTTACCAGTCATGGGgctaaaaatttaaaatgtatcctGTTTATTCCCCTGGGAagcaaatttcatgtcaattattatatattttgtcataCATTATATTATGACCTGAGGGTGATGCTACAGGAAAGCTCATTTAGTGTCCATAATGGGAACAGTTCATCGTcttggggagcatgaatgtgttaagaaaatttcagtttcatttgctGTTAGATCTTTGGTTTTGCTCGTGTACAATGGCCTGATGTTGTTGCTAGAGGAATGGCCAAGGggtaaaataaatctttaggattcatcctcttgggacCTTGAATATTCACAACAATTTTCTCTAAAAATCCAGTTTGAGATACTTTTTCATTGACCAAAATGTTGCTGATGGCAGGGCTAAAGGAGAGGTCGGAAGGTCATCTAAGTCAtcatgattcatcctctgggaaccatcaATATTAACATCAAATTTAATGGCAGATTTAATGCTCTGCTTACTGCTGAGACGGCCTGTATCAGTGGCGTGCTGGACTCCTCGGCCACGTTGACCCAGTTGACGTCAGCTCCATGAGCCAAAGCGTCAGCCATGACAGGGAAGTTCTGCAGGGCTGCCGACCGGTACAGCAGCGCCCCAGGGTGAAGTCCGCTGAgatcctcttcttcctcctcctccacatctgaggggagcagagggttaagttttcctttttgtcaAAAGGAAAATGAAGTTTTTTCCTCCTGTGGAGGCTCAATTGAATAGATTTAATGTGGTGTGACACTTTCAATATGTTCTAGTTTAACAGTCCATGTTTAACACATTGTACcagcttgtttttgttgtcaggtCAGATGTGTGcatcagcgtgtgtgtgtgtgatcttaCCTTTGTGAAAGCCTGTATTGTTCTTTTGGACAAGGTCACTGGGGCTCAGCCCTGAgggaacgagagagagagagagagagagagagagagagagagagagagagagagagagagagagagagagagacacacacgaTTAGTGGTTCATCCTGCTGACTGCAACAGCACACATAATATACAGCAGACTAGGCCCTTCGCAAACTTtggggattgtgtgtgtgtgtgttttgttgacatcAGCAGGAGTGAGTGATGAACTAGATAACAAGCAAGCAACCAGCTGAGTTATTAGACCTTTAAAAGCCCACTGGTTTCCATCTGTATTTACCTGTGACCCGAGGCAGAGTGGCTCGGTTTGGTTTGGGTTTGAGCGGTGGTCGAGGTCCGGTCCGGTCTTGCGTGGTTGCTCGGTTTCTCCTGGCGCTGGATCGCCTCAGCAGGGGGTTCCTGCCCGTCTCGGGCAACTTTTGGATAAACTTCTTTTCAACATACTTTGATCGGATCCATGACTCCTTGTCTCCTCTGAGGGACAGAAATGACAGattagaaagagagaaagaatacAAGAGACGGAGGCAAGTTGTACTTCTTCAGCAATCTTCTCTCACAAAACGAcacaatgtacaaaacaaaagaagcagACATGCGGGGCTGCATTTGTCACTATGTTTCTGGCTTTACTTGTTCTCAGTTTGACTCGCTTGTGCAGCTGTGAGACAAGAATGCACAACACATGTCCCTGAGGCACTCAGTGTCTTTTAATGAAGTCATAAATTTGGTTAAAAAGACGTCTATTTAGGCTCAAAGTGCCTCAAAGTGCCTACAGCACAAATGTAAGCTTTCTACCGCTTAAAAGCAGTTAAATCCATGTTTATCAAATCCGTGCTATAGGGCATTTGAGCTGTCAATATGTGactggaaaaagacaaaatatatacaCTACAAAAAAGTAATATTCCAAAAGGGAGtagaattaaaaataatgtaagcCCAGACAAGACAAGACTGAAAGCTCATGCTGCAGAAAGCATGCAGCCTCACGGCAAGTTTCCGGAGGGCGCATTAGTCACGACGTTAACCATCTGTATCGTGTACCTGTGGCACTTCCTGTCTGCTGCGACacaacagagaggagaaaagaggaagtcAAAAAATAAGTCTAAAGAGAGTTGTATGCTGCAGACATGATCATCTGTAGACCACATAGATCTTTGCAGAGGGTACATTATTTAAAACTTCTCAACACACATGAACCTTCTCAGAGCTGTGGAGAGCTGGAGCCGATCCACTCTCACTCAGAGGTGTCAGTCAGTCTTCAATCAATGGACAAATATACCGTCCACAGGCAGAATTAAACCTTTATGTAATGTTGTCAATCTAACagcaggaggagatgaagagtgTGTTTTTGCAGCTACACTTACAGTCATGTTGGATCAACAGCTTGATAAATGATTCTTGAAAATCTTTCGAAGAAATGTTTGTAATACGGGTGTGTATTATTGTCTCATTATGGAGGACCAAACATGACTTATTTGCAAACAGGCAAacaagtaaaatgaaaatgaaaatccaaATCagttgaataataaataaatgaatgcattaatACATGATTAAATACATAGAATGCACAAAGAAATTGTAAACCtctataaatgtgtgtttaattcCATAtgattcattttgtcttttgctttCACATCAGGATTGATTTTCCATTCAGcagaatttatttttcctttttagcaTATTTGGTTTTCTTTCAGTAAGATTTTCCAGCAGTCATGGCTTAACTGTGCAAATGAAAGTGTGGCTTCCtttaattatttatcttttattctcctttattattattatttaggcCACATCTTCATTTGAGGAACTTCTGGGAAAATCTGGCTCAAGGGAAACAAAGTCTCAGACtgttgacagaaaataagaaataatacattgtctttctttctttgttccttCTTTAATTTCCAAATAAATCAGGTGTGTTTCTCCtgacttaaaggggaactccactgatttagtaTCGCACTTCCACATACTTAGGAGACTCGAGAGAGACACATTAAAGTAAGTCAAAATCCAAGCAGCAGAGGCAAAAATACCCTCTCATCTTGTATGGTTCAAGCTCCTGGGTCCTACATTTCTCACAATTCAACCAAAAGCATCTCCATGCCCTACTTTCTAAAGTAGactttataataaaaatgttaagcCTGAAGCCAAAGCCAAGATacccctgatgacatcaccggGGTCATTATCTGTGActgctcctccagagccacataagacattatacaactgttttcacagaattAGTACTTTCTATCATGTAATATCAGTGGGATGCCCCTTTAATGTGTGTACGTTAGCTAGTGTTGATTGTTTGTACCTCGGACTGGAGGGGTGGGGCTTCTTGATGGTGATCTCATCAATCCGGGCCTCGTAGATCCTGTTGATTACTGTGTTTCCTAATTCACACATTAACTAAAGGAAGCAAAGAAATaaggaaaaatgtgaatttatttCAGTGCTAGTTGCTCTATCTGGAGTGTTTATTTAAAGTAAACTATTACATAATGCATTGCATAATCATTATAGTCAGTGGAACTTTTTGTTAACACGAAAAAGGTAATAATGAGGTTGTGTAGCTGCTGCAGTTAAAAGGTTAAATTACCTTAATGAGCTCTGGCTCCCACGAGTCGAGAGTGAGGGAGCGTACTTTGGAGAAATGGACTCCCAGGCTCCTGTTAGAGAAGGAAACAATTAAAGCTAAGGTTTCAAGCCaagtgtgtgcgcgcgtgtgtgtgtgtgtgtgtgtgtgtgtgtgtgtgtgtgtgtgtgtgtgtacctgtgtattCCTGAGCAGACGATACAAAGCGTGATACCCAGGTTGATGGAGGCCCAATCAGGACCGGGCTCCCCGCAGTCGCAGCACTGCTTGTTCCCCGGGATCGCCTGAACCTCCTCCAGCGCCTTGCAGCCCTCTTTCTCCTGatccactcctcctcctccccctcctcccaaACTGCTCACCGACACCGAGCTGCAGCGCTGTCTCtgataaccacacacacacacacacacacacacacacaaatacaggaaTGAGGAGACGCACAAAGGCACACAACTTCCTCTGCATCTCCTCGGATTAAACTCCCACTGGAGAATGCAGATATAGaagataatgtgtgtgtactgtgtgtgtgtgtgtgtgtgtgtgtgtgtgtgtgtgtgtgtgtgtagtcttaCTGGGCTGTGTGGGTCTTCTCTGCGCTCCTGAAAGGCTGAGGCGATGCTGTTTTGAACAGCGCTAACCCACGCCTGCTGCTGCCTTTCCGAGTCCGCCTGCAACAAACAgctcctaaacacacacacacagtgtgatcGTCTCATTTTTAAGTACATGAGAAATTCCCCCCCCTGCAGGACGCTCTCATCCACACACTTAACACTAATGAAATTGCACCACCATCGCTTTAATACACGTATGCATGAATGCATAAACATGTgcgcccacacacactcactttgaCGGGGAGACCACTTCAAAGCAAAATCGTCTCTCATTTTCAGCGCTGGGTTTGACTGTGCAAAGACGCAAGTCCTCCACCACAACTGTAGGCTGGtcctgagagagacacagacaggaaaaacaTGCAGGTCAGATCGTGTGCATGTTAttatgtacatttgtgtgttttcatagaGCTCTTTGTTCTATGTTTGGCTATTCAAGCCTTTTAAGAAGatctcatttttaaaacagacatttatttaaaatgtacctTGAATTTCTTCTGATACACAAGCTGATTTTTTTGAATTGAAAACCAACGCCTGGAGTGGAGAAAGAATATGAAAAGGTCATAAGGTCAAAGATTAAGCCTTTAGAATCATTGTTctgtagacacacacagcacacagtttATAAACTATTTCCCAATCCAGTGGACATTTGAGTCCCTTCAGTGAGATGTATGGAGGGAGAGAAGTGCAAAGACGGCTGAAGTGCGGCTGAGATAAACTTGTACCTGCTCCAGGTCTTGAAGGCGTTGCTGGCTCTCTTATAGAGGTATCCCTCCATGGCGATCCCGTTAGCTGCGTCAGCATTGAAATCCATGATGGAGTCATCGTAGGACACATCCTAGAAATATTTAAGAAGTCACTTAGTGTCACTGAAATGAATTTGAAAGCTATAGTTAAAAGTTTTGTAGCATTGTTTATCAGTTACGGGCCTATTCTTGTAGGGTTTTTCTTTGTAGCGTTTAAAACATTTCTAAGAGATTTATATATGTaaaagtgttcatttttgtAAATTACCTTTTTCTTAATTGCAGCGTGTCTTTGCTCCATGTCCCTCTTCTCCCGGGCAGAGTTTAGGACAAATTGAGTGTGctgttaaaacagaaacagacacacagagttCATTTTCCAGACCCAagtattgatttttaaaagatGTATATTATTCCACTCATAATAACTCTCATAATGCATTTCATTCAATGAAGCTTTCTTCAGGATACCAACATCAAGGGTTTTAAAGAGCTCTTATGTATAATATATTAAGCTTTCGGATGCATTAACTGATTTGCAGTTTTACTCAAGTCGGCCaagtgaaaaagaaagtgatTAAGTGCTTTGCTCAATGACACATCAGCTGGCTAATTACCAACACTGAAGCTTAAAATCCAGTCTAACATTTATAACACAAGCTATTCTGAGCTATTCTACACTTTTACATTAACCAATCCTTAACTAAATATAATACATGAAATTCCTATACAATATAATACCAGAgcaaaatgtgaatttaaatgCTTTTGGTGAGActaaaaaaaccaaaaatggtaaaatgggtaaaaaaattaaaaaaaatgggaAGAGTTttagaaatgagaaaatattagCTTTAAACTAAAAGAAGAGAAGACAACAGTCGGATACCCAGttggaaatgtaattaaaagacAGTTGTTGAAAGGTTTCACTTCTTTAAAGATAAGTGTTTTAAAAcctgtaaaaaaaatgcatggacTGTGGTTTATGtacatgtttctctcttttctgtccaTGCCTATTTATCCTGTCTTTTCTGTCTATTCACTGTACTGAAGGACATCTTTCCagcctttttccttttcctttcctctctaaCATGTTTGCCTctgtgagaaagacagaaatagagagagatgaAGTTCAGAGTAGGTTATCACTCCTGCAGACTTTGCTCTTCAGGAAACAGGAATTAGGAAGTGTTGAACCTCTTCCTACATCCTGTGCCAAACTAAGGAGCAACACTGGTGATTTCTCTTGTAGAGAGTCTGTTCAGTATATTAatcctcagtgtctctctctcatctgcTTAATCTCGTTCCTATCATttcctgttgaaacaggaaGAGCTTTGTTGTGGTTTGATTTGGCCAGTGAAGGCTGAcaaattaatttcctgttttaaattcttttcatttagcaaaaacactcacacattaaTACAGCTTATATTCAAGGTTGATGGtgcttgatgttttttttgccagtttGGACAGTTAAACAGCAGGAAgtaacacacgcacacgcacacgcacacacacacacacacacacacacgtttaacctatttgtaacctgtaccctaaaaccaagtcttaaccctcaaaaagcagtctctgcccgtggggacctcaatttttgtccccatgggtttgtgtgcattcaggttaaagtccccactggaatataagaacatgaaacacacatacagacatgtgAAATATTTCCTGTTGTTGCTCACTTTTTCCTGTCACAATGAAAGTGTGATATCATCTTGTGACTCCTCGGACCTGCCCCCTTAGAAAGATACCAAGAACTCATCTGATGCAGCTTACCCATACAACATTTTGGGTGCCATGATTAAGGGAACCATGTGGCTTATTgtacataaacatgtttttgtttacattccacTTGTCTTACCAAAATCTCAAATACCCCTAAGCCAAAATAAGTCTTTTTGAAtgtttgaaacctgcattgtggTCATCTTCTCTTTAACTGGCGCCTTTATGATGGATTACTGCCACTAACTGACACTAATGAAATCCATTACTTAGAGCAGTGATTACCAAGATTTTTGCTTGTGCCCCATCAAAATCTCTCCgattgtttaatttgaataattgttAGAGGCTAGAGGAGGCAAACGATCCACCATGTGATAcaattgaaagctccagagcagctacTAATGGAGCTTGAGGTGAGATAGTATTGACAACTCCACAGGATATCCTTAACTGGTTTGTCCATAACCAATTACTCTCTTTAGGTTTGAGAGCAACTGAACAGTtggttaaaacaaatgtttatttgtttcgCATTAGCAGCTGGACATCTTGATCTTTGAGCTGTTatgtctctttttattttctttcaaatgcCTTCCTCTCATTTCTCACTGCTAAAATCTAATATATATCACTGCAGCTGCCTTTCATCACATTGTGCCAGCAGTAATCAGTCCATATTTCTTTGAACACAGGATTTTCAGGTCATGTGACAACTCTAATGGCCACATGGGAAGTTCTCTTGTGCAGCAGTATTCAACAGAATTCAGACTTGGTTAAAAGATGAGtttgacaatttgggaaatgtgctagagtttgatgagaagatcaatatcaatctTATGTTTGTACATTAAGTATGAAGTGAGAGCCAAGAGtcaattagcctagcttagcataaagactggaagcagggggaaatagctagccttgTTATGTCTGAAGTACttctacattttaataattagtAATAGGtatatttttaaactttaaaccctaggatagctgtttccccttgctttcatgtcttgtctttttgctgagctaagctaagctaatcacttCCTAGCTCTAGCTCCATGGTTAGCATACAGActtgaaagtggtatcaatcttctcatctaatatTACaataactctcagcaagaaagcaaataagtgtattttgctaaatgtcaaacttttttaatttggtgaattttgtgttttttattttttcacaactAATAATTTATATCTCAAGATAATATCCATTTATAGCAAAGAATAGTATCTGTAATTATGGCCTGTTGTTACCACATGATACACTTAGATTCACCTATCTAGTTGACATGACAAAAAGGCTAAAGTCCTGCTTGCAACATCTTTAGGCTGCTATATTCACTAAGAACATATTGACAATTTTCCTTTTCTTAGACTCTTACCAAGCACTCAATACAAGACTTTGTCAGgctaaatatttatttttcctgcccagctgttatttatttagttagtaTTCGTGCAGAACCAGTTCTGTCATTGAACGCCTTCTTCTCATATGAATGCTACAAGATTTTTGGTGCAAATACAATTGtaacaaaggaaatgaaatcAGTCTGGCTCTAACAAGCAATTACCTCTTCATTCAGTTTTCGTCGATACTCGTCCAGTTCTGACAGAGACTGGTGGCCATGTTGGAAGAACTGGGCCTGGGCCTCCATCAGCGACAGCATCTGACAGGAAGCATGAGAAAGCATTGACAAGAACTCTTAccttaacatttttaacaagatATCCTGAGCAAATCCAGCCAAAGGGCATTAGGACACAGAGTACAGCAAGGGCAAAATCTTCTGTCAGACATTGGAGGGGGCTTCCCCCTCTGCGATTACATGCTTTCAGTACAGtccacatttttaaagatgtagACACCACATATttacaaaagcaacaaaataaacttaaaatagGTCAACATGAACTCACTGCCATCAGaatgtctgtcttcttcttggCCTCAATGacattaatctgcaacaaaaGGAAGCAATGGTTAGAGACAGTGTTCATATTTCCATCGCCAAAAAAACTCACTGGCCAGTTAAACCACAAGCTTGGAGAGAAGCCCCATGGCAAACCTGTTATCAttcaaaacagcaaaagcaCAACTATAATCAGACGTGTTGTTGTATATTTTATCCAGGCTGCTTCTGGTACCTGGATGCACTACTTATGAGACTGGTTTTTCCC
This sequence is a window from Siniperca chuatsi isolate FFG_IHB_CAS linkage group LG22, ASM2008510v1, whole genome shotgun sequence. Protein-coding genes within it:
- the acap1 gene encoding arf-GAP with coiled-coil, ANK repeat and PH domain-containing protein 1 isoform X1, which gives rise to MTVKLDFEECLKDSPRFRAEIEVVQSDVSELETRLDKLVKQCQAMLEAGRVYCQTSKSFVNGLRELGHHCSGDKLMEECLDKFSKKLSIILDAQGEVIETTQKSVKTKLQNFVKEDVRRFKDVRKEFERGSECLEGALVRNAQAPRGKQHEVEEASNALLSARRAFRSEALDYVLEINVIEAKKKTDILMAMLSLMEAQAQFFQHGHQSLSELDEYRRKLNEEHTQFVLNSAREKRDMEQRHAAIKKKDVSYDDSIMDFNADAANGIAMEGYLYKRASNAFKTWSRRWFSIQKNQLVYQKKFKDQPTVVVEDLRLCTVKPSAENERRFCFEVVSPSKSCLLQADSERQQQAWVSAVQNSIASAFQERREDPHSPRQRCSSVSVSSLGGGGGGGVDQEKEGCKALEEVQAIPGNKQCCDCGEPGPDWASINLGITLCIVCSGIHRSLGVHFSKVRSLTLDSWEPELIKLMCELGNTVINRIYEARIDEITIKKPHPSSPRGDKESWIRSKYVEKKFIQKLPETGRNPLLRRSSARRNRATTQDRTGPRPPLKPKPNRATLPRVTGLSPSDLVQKNNTGFHKDVEEEEEEDLSGLHPGALLYRSAALQNFPVMADALAHGADVNWVNVAEESSTPLIQAVSANALAACEFLLQNGANVNQADSNGRGPLHHGTILGHTGLVCLFLKRGADYNARDKNQKDPITIAVDTANADIVTLLRIAKMNKEMREMDGAFGQSGDETYQDIFRDFSHMASNNPEKLKRRSADPKT
- the acap1 gene encoding arf-GAP with coiled-coil, ANK repeat and PH domain-containing protein 1 isoform X2, producing MTVKLDFEECLKDSPRFRAEIEVVQSDVSELETRLDKLVKQCQAMLEAGRVYCQTSKSFVNGLRELGHHCSGDKLMEECLDKFSKKLSIILDAQGEVIETTQKSVKTKLQNFVKEDVRRFKDVRKEFERGSECLEGALVRNAQAPRGKQHEVEEASNALLSARRAFRSEALDYVLEINVIEAKKKTDILMAMLSLMEAQAQFFQHGHQSLSELDEYRRKLNEEHTQFVLNSAREKRDMEQRHAAIKKKDVSYDDSIMDFNADAANGIAMEGYLYKRASNAFKTWSRRWFSIQKNQLVYQKKFKDQPTVVVEDLRLCTVKPSAENERRFCFEVVSPSKSCLLQADSERQQQAWVSAVQNSIASAFQERREDPHSPRQRCSSVSVSSLGGGGGGGVDQEKEGCKALEEVQAIPGNKQCCDCGEPGPDWASINLGITLCIVCSGIHRSLGVHFSKVRSLTLDSWEPELIKLMCELGNTVINRIYEARIDEITIKKPHPSSPRGDKESWIRSKYVEKKFIQKLPETGRNPLLRRSSARRNRATTQDRTGPRPPLKPKPNRATLPRVTGLSPSDLVQKNNTGFHKDVEEEEEEDLSGLHPGALLYRSAALQNFPVMADALAHGADVNWVNVAEESSTPLIQAVSANALAACEFLLQNGANVNQADSNGRGPLHHGTILGHTGLVCLFLKRGADYNARDKNQKDPITIAVDTANADIVTLLRIAKMNKEMREMDGAFGQSAGLNCLCSVPPTAY